The proteins below come from a single Fibrobacter sp. UWP2 genomic window:
- the ispG gene encoding (E)-4-hydroxy-3-methylbut-2-enyl-diphosphate synthase: MTKFSEFPYVADRLRAVRRETVQVRVGEALIGGGAPILVQSMTTTKPKDVEKTVAETLALAKVGCGLVRITAPTFADAAGLEEVMKRVRAAGCTVPVSADIHFQPKAAFEALKWVEKVRINPGNFVDTGILTLDQQTDKNFDEGKEKVAEAFTPFVQEAKRLGRAIRIGVNHGSLSARMIYRYGDTVEGMVESAMEYLAVCEAEHFDQVVLSLKSSNPRVAIAAYRMLAARIKQEGFKPYPFHVGVTEAGAGADGRLKSAAGIGALLLDGLADTIRVSLTEDPVAEVPVAQELIKACALPTKPVSYAVPVFEKDPYHYERRATSVVKVAGVDIGGGSPVKVGVKADAIALTGERRNAEFALPSLDAAPVVQFKDAMDIAGFAANPATVPAGSVFCYTGAEMVSGVRALAAALDAAGRQDPILLYAKINDNERETLRVSADIGSLVTDGLGDAVVIDGYKGAKECVLLAFDILQAAYCRRSKTNFISCPSCGRTLYDIQQVMGKIKARFGHLSDISIGIMGCIVNGPGEMADADFGYVGGGPGRITLFEGKTAVKKNIPEEDAIEELVNLIKERGRWQEP; this comes from the coding sequence ATGACTAAGTTTTCTGAATTCCCTTATGTTGCCGACCGCCTGAGGGCAGTCCGTAGGGAAACTGTACAGGTCCGCGTGGGCGAGGCCTTGATCGGGGGCGGGGCCCCCATTTTAGTTCAGTCGATGACCACCACCAAACCGAAGGACGTCGAGAAGACGGTCGCCGAGACGCTTGCTCTTGCCAAGGTGGGCTGTGGCCTTGTCCGCATTACGGCTCCGACATTTGCCGACGCCGCCGGCCTCGAAGAGGTGATGAAGCGCGTGCGAGCCGCCGGTTGCACTGTGCCGGTCTCCGCCGACATTCACTTCCAGCCCAAGGCCGCGTTCGAGGCGCTCAAGTGGGTCGAGAAGGTCCGCATCAATCCGGGCAACTTCGTCGATACCGGAATCCTCACGCTCGACCAGCAGACTGACAAGAATTTTGACGAAGGCAAGGAGAAGGTGGCCGAAGCCTTCACTCCGTTTGTACAGGAGGCCAAGCGCCTGGGACGCGCCATCCGCATTGGCGTGAACCACGGTTCGCTCTCTGCCCGCATGATTTACCGCTACGGCGACACGGTGGAAGGCATGGTCGAAAGTGCCATGGAATACCTGGCCGTGTGCGAAGCCGAACATTTTGACCAGGTCGTTTTAAGTTTGAAGAGCAGCAACCCGCGCGTGGCGATTGCCGCCTACCGCATGCTCGCTGCCCGCATCAAGCAGGAAGGCTTCAAGCCGTATCCGTTCCACGTGGGCGTGACCGAGGCCGGAGCCGGTGCCGACGGGCGTTTGAAGTCCGCTGCGGGTATCGGTGCGCTTTTGCTCGATGGCCTGGCAGATACGATTCGTGTTTCCCTGACCGAAGATCCGGTGGCCGAAGTCCCGGTGGCGCAGGAACTCATCAAGGCGTGCGCTCTCCCGACAAAGCCGGTGAGCTACGCTGTGCCCGTATTCGAGAAGGACCCGTACCATTACGAACGCCGCGCGACTTCTGTCGTGAAGGTTGCAGGCGTGGATATTGGCGGAGGTAGTCCGGTGAAGGTCGGCGTGAAGGCCGACGCGATTGCACTTACCGGCGAACGCCGCAACGCTGAATTCGCTCTCCCGAGTCTGGATGCCGCCCCCGTGGTGCAGTTCAAGGATGCTATGGACATCGCGGGGTTCGCCGCAAATCCGGCGACCGTGCCTGCGGGTTCCGTGTTCTGCTATACTGGAGCCGAGATGGTCTCCGGCGTGCGCGCCCTTGCTGCAGCACTGGATGCCGCAGGTCGCCAAGACCCGATTTTGCTCTACGCCAAGATTAACGACAACGAACGAGAAACGCTCCGCGTGTCCGCCGACATCGGAAGCCTCGTGACGGACGGTCTTGGCGATGCCGTCGTTATCGACGGCTACAAGGGCGCGAAGGAATGCGTGCTCCTTGCATTCGACATTCTGCAGGCAGCCTACTGCCGCCGCAGCAAGACGAACTTCATCAGTTGCCCGAGCTGCGGCCGCACCCTCTACGACATTCAGCAGGTGATGGGCAAGATCAAGGCCCGCTTCGGACACCTCTCCGACATTTCCATCGGCATCATGGGCTGCATCGTGAACGGCCCGGGCGAAATGGCCGACGCCGACTTCGGCTACGTGGGCGGTGGCCCCGGCCGCATTACCTTGTTCGAGGGCAAGACGGCGGTGAAGAAGAATATCCCCGAAGAGGATGCCATCGAGGAACTCGTGAATTTGATTAAGGAGCGCGGCCGCTGGCAGGAACCGTAA
- the rpsO gene encoding 30S ribosomal protein S15, with product MATITKEKAAELTAKFGENEKDTGNVRVQIAILTEKIKNLTEHIKVNKKDFHSLRGLSMMVAKRKNLLKYYGEKDIVAQRALIKELGLRG from the coding sequence ATGGCTACCATCACAAAAGAAAAAGCTGCAGAACTCACCGCTAAGTTTGGCGAAAACGAAAAGGACACTGGTAACGTTCGCGTCCAGATCGCCATCCTCACGGAAAAGATCAAGAACCTCACTGAACACATCAAGGTGAACAAGAAGGACTTCCACTCCCTCCGCGGTCTGTCCATGATGGTTGCTAAGCGTAAAAACCTCCTTAAGTACTATGGCGAAAAGGATATTGTCGCCCAGCGTGCTCTTATTAAGGAACTCGGTCTCCGCGGTTAA
- the tsaA gene encoding tRNA (N6-threonylcarbamoyladenosine(37)-N6)-methyltransferase TrmO yields the protein MDSYNFKVIARIKNDFDEKFGVPRQSGILRKMRSTIVFEPEFRNADVLRGLDGFSHLWLLWIFSKNVRDTWSPTVRPPRLGGNKRLGVFATRSSFRPNPIAMSCVKIEEIHLDGNNGPEIVVSGADLMSETPIVDIKPYLPYADCIEGAAGGFAGSIPEGALQVECAPEELKKLPADKRETLIEILKQDPRPHYQNDPSRIYGFSFGGSEVHFQVDGDILTVTSID from the coding sequence ATGGACTCGTACAACTTCAAGGTCATTGCCCGCATCAAAAACGACTTTGACGAAAAGTTCGGAGTCCCGCGGCAAAGCGGGATCTTGCGCAAAATGCGTTCGACCATCGTGTTCGAGCCCGAGTTCCGCAACGCCGACGTCCTGCGCGGCCTTGACGGTTTTAGCCACCTGTGGCTCCTGTGGATCTTTTCGAAGAACGTCCGCGACACGTGGAGCCCTACAGTGCGCCCGCCGCGCCTGGGAGGCAACAAGCGTCTGGGCGTATTCGCCACCCGCAGCAGTTTTCGCCCGAACCCCATCGCTATGAGTTGCGTCAAAATCGAGGAAATCCACCTGGACGGAAATAACGGCCCCGAGATCGTGGTGAGCGGCGCCGACCTCATGAGCGAAACGCCCATTGTGGACATCAAGCCCTACCTCCCCTACGCCGACTGTATTGAGGGCGCCGCGGGCGGTTTTGCCGGGAGCATTCCCGAGGGAGCCCTGCAGGTGGAATGCGCCCCCGAAGAATTAAAAAAACTTCCCGCCGATAAGCGGGAAACCCTCATTGAAATTTTGAAACAGGACCCGCGCCCCCACTACCAAAACGACCCATCCCGAATTTACGGATTCAGTTTTGGGGGGAGCGAGGTCCACTTTCAGGTAGACGGCGACATTCTCACCGTCACCTCGATTGACTGA
- a CDS encoding HD domain-containing phosphohydrolase, protein MCAISVVNACILSFFYRRRLNSYFTAIFFAIIVANFGHLFVALSQTLEGVIVANKVCYLGACFLPMFVFFVVLRLCNFNFPIWGKILLGIVNAVLFGLSCTVGESDIYYESVRYVVSSGVGSYVATYGPAHVLWDIMLVGYTCATVAIIVYAGVNERNVSYKNLIALAVLEFITIAAFIVSRQIENDMLIMPLVYVLNEVVLLYVCVQIKMYDISNSVLESLEAENICAYVAFSTKGSYLGCNDIATKFFPDLLTYRVDHMLPEEGEIARVFRGWIKDLAEGRGSKYNQFVYNNRHFKSSLKEVRNKKRSQIYLFGIEDETRLQRYIEHLGAKNNKLENVVKNNASHIHAIQEQMIVGMAKMVESRDSNTGGHIMRTSEVATILAHEIQKDESLSYSKDFFDALVAAAPMHDLGKIAIDDQILRKPGRFTPEEFEVMKTHAEKGCAIVENLLSEIEKPFFVEIAKNVACYHHERWNGEGYPRGLKGEEIPFEARIMAIADVYDALVSHRCYKDCMSFGEAYSIIIGSMGSHFDPGLKRHFINCRGKLESYYKSVEH, encoded by the coding sequence ATGTGTGCGATTTCCGTTGTGAACGCCTGCATTCTGTCGTTCTTTTATAGGCGGCGGCTCAACAGCTATTTTACGGCTATTTTCTTTGCCATCATTGTGGCGAATTTTGGGCATTTGTTTGTCGCCCTCTCCCAAACTTTGGAGGGCGTCATTGTTGCAAACAAGGTGTGCTACCTGGGGGCATGTTTTTTGCCCATGTTCGTTTTTTTTGTGGTGCTGCGCCTTTGCAATTTCAATTTCCCCATTTGGGGGAAGATTTTGCTCGGCATTGTCAACGCCGTGCTGTTTGGCCTCTCTTGTACTGTGGGCGAGAGCGATATCTATTATGAATCCGTTCGCTATGTGGTGTCGAGCGGAGTAGGCAGTTATGTGGCCACGTATGGTCCGGCGCATGTTTTGTGGGATATCATGCTTGTGGGCTACACCTGTGCCACGGTAGCGATTATTGTGTACGCCGGCGTGAACGAGCGCAATGTGAGCTACAAGAACCTGATTGCCTTGGCCGTACTGGAGTTCATCACCATAGCCGCCTTTATTGTATCGCGCCAAATCGAGAACGACATGCTCATCATGCCGTTGGTGTACGTTTTGAACGAAGTCGTGCTTCTGTACGTTTGCGTGCAAATCAAGATGTACGATATTTCCAACAGCGTGCTGGAATCGCTGGAGGCGGAGAATATTTGCGCCTATGTGGCTTTTTCGACCAAGGGTTCTTATTTGGGCTGCAACGATATTGCGACCAAGTTCTTCCCCGATTTACTGACCTACCGTGTTGACCACATGTTGCCAGAGGAAGGGGAGATTGCCCGGGTGTTTCGTGGCTGGATCAAGGACCTGGCGGAGGGCCGTGGATCCAAGTACAACCAGTTTGTATATAACAACAGGCATTTCAAGTCTTCGCTCAAGGAAGTGCGCAATAAAAAGCGCTCGCAAATCTACTTGTTCGGCATTGAAGATGAAACCCGGTTGCAACGCTACATCGAGCATCTCGGTGCCAAGAACAACAAACTCGAGAACGTCGTCAAGAACAACGCCTCGCATATCCACGCCATCCAAGAACAGATGATCGTGGGCATGGCGAAGATGGTCGAAAGCCGCGACAGCAATACGGGCGGCCACATTATGCGAACCAGCGAAGTGGCGACGATTTTAGCCCACGAAATCCAAAAGGACGAGTCCCTCTCGTACTCCAAGGACTTCTTTGACGCCCTGGTGGCGGCGGCTCCTATGCATGACTTGGGTAAGATTGCCATTGACGACCAGATCCTGAGGAAGCCGGGCCGTTTTACTCCGGAAGAATTCGAGGTGATGAAAACGCATGCCGAAAAGGGTTGCGCCATTGTCGAGAACCTGCTCTCTGAAATTGAGAAGCCCTTCTTTGTGGAAATTGCCAAGAATGTGGCATGCTACCATCACGAACGCTGGAACGGCGAAGGCTACCCGCGAGGTCTCAAGGGCGAAGAGATCCCGTTTGAAGCACGAATCATGGCGATAGCCGATGTCTACGACGCCTTGGTCAGTCACCGTTGCTACAAGGACTGCATGTCGTTCGGCGAAGCCTATAGCATTATCATTGGTTCCATGGGCAGCCATTTTGATCCCGGCCTAAAGCGGCACTTCATTAACTGTCGAGGCAAGCTCGAAAGTTACTACAAGAGCGTGGAGCATTAA
- the pnp gene encoding polyribonucleotide nucleotidyltransferase gives MLDPKEVSVTLPDGRVISFETGRIAKQARGAAVAKMGDAFVLSTVCYGEEKDGDFFPLTVEYREKSYAAGRLPGGYNKRESGRPSDEEILSARIIDRPIRPMFPENFTREVQVIVQVLSADKKFAPDVLGVSAASLSIGLSELPFEQQVAAVRVAVVDGQNVVMPTYDQLAVADLDLVVAGTEDSVCMVEGGAYEVSEDCMVNAILAGHEVIKELCKAQQQLVDRCAKPKMELKPQHAGEAHDKLVAAVKDVVWDELNKDVHSNMVKTDFYPAMADLCARMLEDDRIKAITGEGEAADPALVADAKAIYSDLERTAMREMILNEGVRLDGRTTTEVRPIEIELGVLPRAHGSAIFQRGETQGLVICTLGTKADEQRFESLQGEGSKSYMLHYNFPPYSVGECKKLGLSRREIGHGHLAERSLAAVLPLPDDFPYTIRVVSEIQESNGSSSMASVCGGCLSLMDAGVPIKAPVAGVAMGLISEKGSVKEGGKIKILTDITGTEDHLGDMDFKVTGTAEGITAFQMDIKIRGITPELMREALEQAKQGRLHILNKMTTLGLAAPRPKVSEKAPTMLKMRIPTTKIRDVIGSGGSVIKGMQAQTGCTINIDDNGNIDIAAPTGKAGEVCRRMIEELTAEPEPGRKYKGKVKTIQPFGAFVEILPGRDGLVHISELADHRVEKVEDVVHVGDEVEVLCLGVDPKGKVKLSMKALLPPKAAEAAPAEAAPEAPAADAPVEG, from the coding sequence ATGCTCGACCCCAAGGAAGTGTCTGTGACGCTTCCCGATGGCCGTGTCATCTCTTTTGAAACGGGTCGCATTGCAAAGCAGGCTCGTGGAGCGGCGGTCGCCAAGATGGGCGACGCCTTTGTTCTCTCTACGGTTTGCTACGGCGAAGAGAAGGATGGCGACTTCTTCCCCCTGACGGTGGAATATCGCGAAAAGTCCTATGCTGCCGGTCGCCTGCCGGGTGGTTACAACAAGCGTGAATCGGGTCGTCCGAGCGATGAGGAAATCCTCTCTGCCCGCATTATCGACCGTCCGATTCGCCCCATGTTCCCCGAAAACTTCACTCGTGAAGTCCAGGTCATTGTTCAGGTCCTTTCGGCCGACAAGAAGTTCGCTCCCGACGTTCTCGGCGTGAGCGCAGCTTCTCTCTCGATTGGCCTTTCGGAACTCCCGTTTGAACAGCAGGTCGCCGCCGTACGTGTGGCCGTGGTTGACGGTCAGAACGTCGTGATGCCGACTTATGACCAGCTCGCCGTGGCCGATCTTGACCTCGTGGTCGCCGGTACCGAAGACTCCGTTTGCATGGTCGAAGGTGGCGCTTATGAAGTCTCCGAAGATTGCATGGTCAATGCGATTCTCGCCGGTCACGAAGTCATCAAGGAACTTTGCAAGGCCCAACAGCAACTGGTGGACCGCTGCGCCAAGCCCAAGATGGAACTCAAGCCGCAGCACGCTGGCGAAGCTCACGACAAGCTCGTGGCTGCCGTCAAGGACGTGGTCTGGGACGAACTCAACAAGGACGTCCACTCCAACATGGTCAAGACGGACTTCTATCCGGCTATGGCGGACCTCTGCGCTCGCATGCTGGAAGACGACCGTATCAAGGCCATCACGGGCGAAGGCGAAGCCGCCGATCCCGCCCTGGTTGCCGACGCCAAGGCCATTTACAGCGACCTTGAACGTACCGCCATGCGCGAGATGATCTTGAACGAAGGCGTGCGTCTCGATGGACGTACCACCACGGAAGTTCGCCCGATCGAAATTGAACTCGGCGTCCTCCCGCGTGCCCACGGTTCCGCCATCTTCCAGCGCGGCGAAACCCAGGGCCTCGTCATTTGTACGCTCGGCACCAAGGCCGACGAACAACGCTTTGAAAGTCTCCAGGGCGAAGGCTCCAAGAGCTACATGCTTCACTACAACTTCCCGCCGTACTCTGTGGGCGAATGCAAGAAGTTGGGCCTTTCCCGTCGTGAAATCGGTCACGGCCACTTGGCAGAACGTTCTCTCGCTGCCGTGCTTCCGCTTCCGGACGACTTCCCGTACACCATCCGCGTGGTTTCCGAAATTCAGGAATCCAACGGTTCTTCTTCCATGGCCTCTGTTTGCGGTGGCTGCTTGAGCTTGATGGACGCTGGCGTTCCTATCAAGGCTCCGGTTGCAGGCGTTGCCATGGGCCTCATCTCCGAAAAGGGTTCCGTGAAGGAAGGCGGCAAGATCAAGATCTTGACCGACATCACCGGTACGGAAGACCACCTCGGTGATATGGACTTCAAGGTGACGGGTACTGCCGAAGGCATTACCGCTTTCCAGATGGATATCAAGATCCGCGGCATCACGCCGGAACTCATGCGCGAAGCCTTGGAACAGGCTAAGCAGGGCCGTCTCCACATCTTGAACAAGATGACGACGCTCGGTCTCGCCGCTCCGCGTCCGAAGGTTTCCGAGAAGGCTCCGACGATGCTCAAAATGCGCATCCCGACCACCAAGATTCGTGACGTCATCGGTTCTGGTGGCTCCGTCATCAAGGGCATGCAGGCCCAGACGGGTTGCACCATCAATATCGACGACAACGGCAACATCGACATCGCTGCGCCGACCGGCAAGGCTGGTGAAGTTTGCCGCCGCATGATCGAGGAATTGACTGCTGAACCGGAACCGGGTCGCAAGTACAAGGGCAAGGTCAAGACGATCCAGCCGTTTGGCGCCTTCGTCGAGATCCTCCCGGGTCGTGACGGCCTCGTGCACATCTCCGAACTTGCCGACCACCGCGTCGAAAAGGTCGAAGACGTTGTCCATGTCGGCGACGAAGTCGAAGTGCTCTGCCTCGGCGTTGACCCGAAGGGCAAGGTGAAGCTCTCCATGAAGGCTTTGCTCCCTCCGAAGGCCGCTGAAGCCGCCCCGGCCGAAGCCGCTCCCGAGGCGCCTGCCGCAGATGCTCCTGTGGAAGGCTAA
- a CDS encoding lipocalin family protein, with protein MKNKILAMAAISSLCLLGACSEDEADPTRAELCASGLSADCLIGTWNLNGAYEVVLNEDGTVTSSIFPDHNFSASPSKLTFNEGGKFEFDLSKVNHATCAESPVYGDWSISGKTLTLRTRNGNTCMNPKTWTGTPGIKVNGAVVEMDIPGIFFLNSEMEYADESEKLNTHEIFTISAN; from the coding sequence ATGAAAAACAAGATTTTGGCCATGGCAGCCATCTCCAGCCTTTGCCTTTTGGGCGCTTGCAGCGAAGACGAAGCGGACCCGACCCGTGCCGAGCTCTGCGCCTCCGGTCTGAGCGCCGACTGCCTCATTGGCACCTGGAACCTGAACGGAGCCTACGAAGTCGTGCTTAACGAAGACGGCACGGTCACCAGCAGCATCTTCCCCGACCACAACTTCTCGGCAAGCCCTTCCAAGCTCACCTTCAACGAAGGTGGAAAGTTTGAATTTGACCTCTCCAAGGTAAACCATGCGACCTGTGCAGAAAGCCCCGTCTATGGAGACTGGTCCATTTCGGGCAAAACACTCACCCTTAGAACCAGGAACGGCAACACCTGCATGAACCCCAAGACCTGGACTGGCACCCCGGGCATCAAGGTCAACGGCGCCGTTGTTGAAATGGACATCCCCGGCATTTTCTTCTTGAACTCCGAGATGGAATATGCCGATGAAAGCGAAAAACTAAACACCCACGAAATCTTTACGATTAGCGCCAACTAG
- a CDS encoding sialate O-acetylesterase encodes MNIKSLGFAALMAASVTLADPDPNFHIYLAFGQSNMEGQGNVENQDKTVDDRFQDLWASDNGSCSGKTKGKWSKATPPLAHCQGAKLGPTDYFGRTMVEKTDSQIKVGVIVVAVAGCSIQLFDKNNYANYARSQQSYMTQRINEYGGNPYGRLIEMAKKAQEDGVIKGIIFHQGETDASDGSWPSKVKGVYDNIIKDLGLGADIPFLAGEVLRSGVSSGANNNIAKLPQQSKNFYVVSSEGFNQALGDGQNVHFTSQEYRDFGKRYAEKMIEVLGDKLKPVGTAESSSSVAESSSSVAESSSAVAPASSSSHIHETSSSSHHNWWGVSSSGEPQGIAASAVQPVIGRAMLSAGRVVIPVSLNGERVVSAKAYSLLGKEVLDFGNSLTSGTLGFDAKALPAGSYMLSVQVGSIVMVQKIGVK; translated from the coding sequence ATGAACATCAAGTCTTTAGGATTTGCTGCCTTGATGGCGGCGTCCGTCACATTGGCGGACCCAGATCCCAATTTCCACATCTATCTCGCGTTTGGCCAGTCCAATATGGAAGGCCAAGGCAATGTCGAAAACCAGGACAAGACGGTCGACGACCGATTCCAGGACCTCTGGGCTTCAGACAACGGCTCCTGTTCTGGAAAGACCAAGGGAAAGTGGTCCAAGGCCACTCCGCCGCTTGCCCACTGCCAGGGAGCAAAACTCGGGCCTACGGATTACTTCGGCCGTACCATGGTCGAAAAAACCGATTCCCAGATCAAGGTGGGCGTCATCGTGGTGGCCGTTGCAGGTTGCAGCATCCAGTTGTTCGACAAGAATAACTATGCAAATTATGCGAGGTCTCAGCAGAGCTATATGACGCAGCGCATCAACGAATACGGCGGAAACCCCTACGGTCGCTTGATCGAAATGGCCAAGAAGGCGCAGGAGGATGGCGTCATCAAGGGCATCATCTTCCACCAGGGAGAAACCGATGCCAGTGATGGTAGCTGGCCCTCCAAGGTCAAGGGCGTCTACGACAACATCATCAAGGACCTGGGCCTCGGGGCCGACATCCCGTTCCTCGCGGGCGAAGTGCTGCGCAGCGGCGTGAGCAGCGGTGCGAACAACAACATAGCAAAGCTCCCGCAGCAGTCCAAGAACTTCTACGTGGTTTCTTCCGAAGGGTTCAACCAGGCCCTGGGCGACGGCCAGAACGTGCATTTTACTTCGCAGGAATACCGCGATTTTGGTAAGCGCTATGCCGAGAAGATGATAGAGGTGTTGGGCGACAAGCTCAAACCGGTCGGAACAGCGGAATCCAGCAGCAGCGTGGCAGAATCCAGCAGCTCGGTAGCCGAGAGCTCTTCTGCCGTGGCGCCTGCGAGTTCCTCTTCCCATATACACGAGACGTCTTCGTCTTCGCACCACAACTGGTGGGGCGTGAGCTCGAGCGGAGAACCCCAGGGCATTGCCGCTTCGGCTGTGCAACCGGTCATCGGCAGAGCGATGCTCTCGGCCGGCCGCGTGGTGATCCCGGTATCCTTGAACGGCGAAAGGGTCGTTTCGGCAAAGGCATACAGCTTGCTCGGCAAGGAAGTGCTCGACTTTGGTAACAGCTTGACCTCGGGTACGCTTGGCTTTGACGCCAAGGCTCTCCCCGCCGGCAGCTACATGCTCTCGGTGCAGGTGGGCTCGATCGTGATGGTCCAAAAGATTGGGGTTAAGTAG
- a CDS encoding HD domain-containing phosphohydrolase, with product MFAFSTVNLAVLTVFFRKQQNNFIFYVFCATVVANFGHMLLGFSTTLEGAIIANKVNYLGAAFLPMFMFLALLKVCKLRISTFLGLFLLLLSIFVCTLSMTVGYSPVYYKTVEFLISGGVGNYVATYGWGHDVFNVMLLGYVVSDIAIIVFAALRRKSVSVKNIVALTLIEIVTISSFLVARSVENDTLVMPMVYVIDQVLLLYICSNVKWYDIFGSVVKSMENDNVSAYVSFSTRKLYLGCNDIALKYFPALVGCRVDWALANDSEMGKLFNPWVTRLEASKTVAPFDFHRGGRYYHCTVKVLPQIYRKRVYLFKIEDNTEVRLYIDSLGKNQSRLKKTIAENSNFMHVLQEQMIVGMAKMVESRDANTGGHIMRTSEVVKILADEIRKDETQKMSGTFLKAVVASAPMHDLGKIAVDDQILRKPGKFTKEEFEVMKTHAAKGAVIVENLLTSIEDPEFVRIAKNVANFHHERWDGGGYPMGLAGENIPLEARIMAVADVFDALVSRRCYKDRMDFNDAYDIIVDGMGSQFDPALEKYFVEIYDSLMKYYVSVQH from the coding sequence ATGTTTGCTTTTTCGACGGTAAATCTTGCCGTTTTGACCGTTTTTTTTAGAAAACAGCAGAATAATTTCATTTTCTACGTATTTTGTGCTACGGTGGTCGCAAACTTTGGGCACATGCTCCTCGGGTTTTCGACTACACTTGAGGGGGCTATTATCGCCAACAAGGTGAACTACCTTGGCGCGGCGTTCCTCCCTATGTTCATGTTTCTTGCCTTGTTGAAGGTCTGCAAACTTCGAATTTCCACGTTCTTAGGACTGTTCCTGCTATTGCTTTCTATTTTTGTTTGTACACTCTCGATGACGGTGGGGTACAGCCCTGTTTATTACAAGACCGTCGAGTTTCTCATATCGGGTGGCGTGGGCAATTACGTCGCCACTTACGGCTGGGGACACGATGTATTCAACGTCATGCTTTTGGGCTATGTTGTTTCGGATATCGCCATCATCGTTTTTGCCGCCTTGCGCCGCAAGAGTGTTTCGGTCAAGAATATCGTCGCTTTGACGCTCATCGAGATTGTGACGATTTCCTCGTTCCTCGTTGCACGGAGCGTAGAAAATGATACGCTCGTCATGCCGATGGTCTACGTGATAGACCAGGTCCTCTTGTTGTACATTTGCTCGAACGTCAAGTGGTACGACATTTTTGGAAGCGTCGTCAAGTCCATGGAAAACGACAACGTGAGCGCCTACGTCTCGTTCTCGACTCGCAAACTTTATCTGGGTTGCAACGACATTGCCTTGAAGTATTTCCCGGCCTTGGTAGGTTGCCGTGTGGACTGGGCACTTGCCAACGACTCCGAAATGGGGAAGCTTTTCAACCCATGGGTGACCCGTCTCGAGGCTTCCAAAACTGTGGCCCCGTTCGATTTCCATCGGGGTGGACGCTATTACCACTGTACGGTCAAGGTGTTGCCCCAGATATACCGCAAGCGTGTTTACCTCTTTAAGATAGAAGACAACACGGAGGTCCGTCTTTATATTGATTCGCTGGGCAAGAACCAGAGCCGACTCAAAAAGACCATTGCCGAGAATTCCAACTTTATGCACGTTTTGCAAGAGCAAATGATTGTGGGCATGGCGAAGATGGTCGAAAGCCGCGACGCCAATACGGGTGGTCACATCATGAGGACAAGCGAAGTCGTGAAGATCCTGGCCGACGAGATCCGTAAGGACGAGACGCAAAAGATGTCGGGGACTTTCCTCAAGGCGGTGGTGGCCTCTGCCCCAATGCACGACTTGGGTAAAATTGCCGTGGACGACCAAATATTGAGGAAACCGGGTAAGTTTACCAAGGAAGAGTTCGAGGTCATGAAGACGCATGCCGCTAAGGGGGCTGTGATTGTCGAGAACCTCCTGACCTCGATCGAGGACCCTGAGTTTGTCCGCATTGCCAAGAACGTGGCCAATTTCCATCATGAGCGTTGGGATGGTGGTGGATACCCGATGGGCCTTGCCGGCGAAAATATCCCGCTAGAAGCCCGCATTATGGCCGTTGCCGATGTTTTTGATGCCCTGGTGAGCCGCAGGTGTTACAAGGACCGCATGGACTTCAATGACGCCTACGATATTATTGTGGACGGCATGGGGTCGCAATTTGACCCCGCCTTGGAAAAATACTTTGTTGAAATTTACGATTCTTTGATGAAATATTACGTTTCTGTGCAACATTGA
- a CDS encoding glycosyltransferase family 32 protein, with amino-acid sequence MIPKKIHYCWLSNEPFPPKVQKCMESWEKYLGDYEVYFWDYQKAVATGIPWVLEALGQQNWAFAADAVRLYALYTEGGIYLDSDVELLKSPDELLDRPYILGYENGSKRIEPSFLGAEPESPIIGEALKYYTERHYEYNEEQVEKLVLPQILANACDQFYGLEILPEWYFSPKRFLDGAITTADETVSIHHFGSNWRPEAVRIGMKRRQYFFRKFPRPIAELIAAPFSFLDNVRAMGLFKAVKKIFTK; translated from the coding sequence ATGATTCCAAAGAAGATTCACTATTGCTGGCTGTCCAATGAACCTTTCCCTCCAAAGGTTCAAAAGTGCATGGAATCCTGGGAAAAGTACCTCGGCGATTACGAAGTCTATTTCTGGGATTACCAAAAAGCCGTGGCCACCGGCATTCCCTGGGTACTTGAAGCCCTGGGGCAGCAGAACTGGGCATTTGCCGCCGACGCGGTAAGGCTTTACGCCTTGTATACCGAAGGTGGAATTTACTTGGATTCCGACGTGGAACTCCTCAAGTCTCCCGACGAACTGCTCGACCGCCCCTACATCCTCGGTTACGAGAACGGGTCCAAGCGCATTGAGCCCTCTTTCCTTGGCGCCGAACCGGAGTCGCCCATCATCGGCGAAGCCCTGAAGTACTACACGGAACGTCACTACGAGTACAACGAAGAACAGGTCGAAAAGCTCGTGCTCCCGCAGATTCTGGCAAACGCCTGCGACCAGTTCTACGGCCTTGAAATTTTGCCGGAATGGTATTTCTCGCCCAAGCGTTTTTTGGACGGCGCCATCACCACCGCCGACGAAACCGTGAGCATCCACCACTTTGGCAGCAACTGGCGCCCCGAGGCAGTCCGCATCGGCATGAAGCGCAGGCAATACTTTTTCCGCAAGTTCCCGCGGCCCATCGCCGAGCTCATCGCGGCACCGTTCTCGTTCCTCGACAACGTGCGGGCGATGGGACTCTTCAAAGCGGTCAAGAAGATTTTCACCAAATAA